A stretch of DNA from Candidatus Bathyarchaeota archaeon:
AAACCTGAATTTGAAGATGTTAAACGAATATCAAAGAAAACAAAAAAACCTGCAAGAGAAATCGCAGAGTTAATCAGGTTAAGAGCCCAGAAAGTTCTAACTAAAAAAAGGTGATTTCCAGTGGAAAATCTGACCAAAAAAGTTGACGAAATTAAACATTTTATTGCAAACAAAGGAAAAAACGGTGTAGTAATAGCTTTTTCTGGCGGAGTGGATAGCACAACCCTTGCGGCATTATGTTACGAGGTTCTGGGACCAAAAGCAGTTGCTGTAACTGCAATATCCCCAACTTACACAACTAAAGAATTGGAAGATTCAGAAAATGCTGCAAAACAAATCGGAATAAAACAACACATAGTGAAAACGTATGAGTTGTCAAATGAAAATTTTAGAAAGAATCCCGAAAACCGTTGTTATTTTTGTAAAAAAGAGTTACTAAAACAAATGCAAGAAATTGCAAAAAAACTAGGATTTAAAGCCATCTTTGAGGGAACTAACTTCAGTGAGTTAACTGGACACAGACCAGGTTTTGTGGCAGTTCAAGAATCAAAAAACGTTTACAGCCCATGGGCAGCCAACAAGTTCACCCGTCAAGAAATTCGGTTAGTAGCTAAAGGTTTGGGGTTATCTGTTTTTAATAAGCCATCTAATGCGTGTTTGGCGTCTAGAATACCTTTTAATGAACAAATTACTGCTGAAAAACTAGATAGAATCGCCCAAGCAGAGCAGATAATTCGAAACCTCACGGGCGTAACACAGCTACGAGTTCGAGACCATAACAGCTTTGCCCGAATTGAAGTTCCAAAAAATGAAATCAACCTTTTCAGTAAAAATGAAGTGTTGGATAAAATCGTTAAAGAATTGAAAGCAATAGGATTCAAGTTTGTTACAGTTGACCTTGAGGGTTACCGCACAGGAAGTATGCTTGGAACTTTGGACAATTAGAAGGGCAAGGGGTAACAATTTAACTCTAAAGTGTTTTAATGGAAAATCAATTAAGTTTAATAGCTTCTTTTAGGTCAATACTCCATTGAATCTTGGAGGAAGAAAGTTTGAGTGACCAAGCCCAAGGACGATATTACATGCCCGGAGCTACCACAGTAGGTCTAGTTTTTGATGGTGGAGTAATTTTAGCTTCCGAAAAACGAGTTACTTATGGCTCCATGGTAATGAGCAAAACTGGAAAGAAGGTTTTTAAAATCGCTGAAAAAGTCGGTGTAGCATGTGCAGGGTTGGTCTCGGACATGCAAATTTTGGCAAGAGAAATCTCCGCCCAGGCAACACTCTTCACGTTAGACACAAAACGCCCCATGAGCGTAAAAGCAGCATCCAAAGTCACAGCAAACGTTTTGTTCAACAGACGAATGTACCCGTTATATATCCAAACAATTGTGGGGGGAATGGATGGCGATGGAGCTGCAATATATGTGCTTGATGTTTTGGGTTCCCTTTTGCCCGACGATTATGCAGCAGTAGGAACTGGAGCCACCATGGCAACTGGTGTTCTGGAACAAGGCTACAGAACAAAAATGTCCTTAGAAGAAGCAAAAGAATTAACTCTGAAATCAATAAAATCTGCAGTTCGCAGAGATTCCATGAGCGGTGACGGCGTGGATTTGATGGTTATTACAAAAGATGGGGTTCAAGAAGAAACCGTCAACTTTTGAGTGACAACATACTAGATCAATCCGATTTTTCCTTTTTTCAAACCCTTTTTGTTCA
This window harbors:
- the larE gene encoding ATP-dependent sacrificial sulfur transferase LarE encodes the protein MTKKVDEIKHFIANKGKNGVVIAFSGGVDSTTLAALCYEVLGPKAVAVTAISPTYTTKELEDSENAAKQIGIKQHIVKTYELSNENFRKNPENRCYFCKKELLKQMQEIAKKLGFKAIFEGTNFSELTGHRPGFVAVQESKNVYSPWAANKFTRQEIRLVAKGLGLSVFNKPSNACLASRIPFNEQITAEKLDRIAQAEQIIRNLTGVTQLRVRDHNSFARIEVPKNEINLFSKNEVLDKIVKELKAIGFKFVTVDLEGYRTGSMLGTLDN
- the psmB gene encoding archaeal proteasome endopeptidase complex subunit beta, with the protein product MPGATTVGLVFDGGVILASEKRVTYGSMVMSKTGKKVFKIAEKVGVACAGLVSDMQILAREISAQATLFTLDTKRPMSVKAASKVTANVLFNRRMYPLYIQTIVGGMDGDGAAIYVLDVLGSLLPDDYAAVGTGATMATGVLEQGYRTKMSLEEAKELTLKSIKSAVRRDSMSGDGVDLMVITKDGVQEETVNF